The following are encoded in a window of Plasmodium cynomolgi strain B DNA, chromosome 4, whole genome shotgun sequence genomic DNA:
- a CDS encoding serine-repeat antigen (SERA;~putative): MNHRVCFTWAICALLGTDVGAKLVVDGLWTGSVSLSNASSKRTDAKRLPLYRGSDRGVSSEHSSDIETGSAVPHPAPNVAPRNADDAAGGGQPPQEVDHPLNRVTSVMAAPVSKRSEVEVRSALLKNHDGVKITGTCNAKFQLFLVPHISISVEAESNTIQLGRKLEVVTITKKQHKVVGSKSSPLLQFEEDEKFLLNQCAEGKAFKFVVIVKGEELILKWKVYEREPSATDNNKVDVRKYVLRNLGSPITSIQVHSGKEDNDVFLLESKAYLLRQDIPKTCERIATNCFLSGNVDIEGCFKCTLLWENTKLGSPCFSYLPPDVKHNYEQIKMKAQDEGDKEEAQLDEFIRRVLQMVQKMEKNNTPRKGKNKGDYPNDNLKELLLSYCQMMKKVDTSGTLEEHELGNEVDVLTNLEGLLRKHSNEEIAVLREKLKNPAICMKDADMWIVQKRGLALPTFEYKHLQRRRVTTPVDSKEDNKETDRRNVIKDMYIPGYRAVIDLSQKSEMNHSNPSGEMFCNEDYCDRWKDKNSCFSSIETEEQGNCNLSWLFASKTHLETIRCMKGYDHLGSSALYVANCSKRGNKSKCTSGSNPYEFLTIVEENGFLPPALLIPYSYADVGNGCPRKENHWQNLWANVKLLEPSDEPNSVSTKGYTSYESDDFRGNIDVFIDLVKREVRGKGSVMAYVKALGVLGYNMNGKEVHSLCGDKRPDHAVNIIGYGNYINTQGLKKSYWLVRNSWGKYWGDEGNFKVDMHGPADCQHNFIHTAAVFNLHVPMSEGPSKREAHLYNYYLKSSPDFLGNIYYKNIRRMSGVAEKGRTGRHQSLAVQGQEGQSDLLEGSTPSGTANQVDEPKGAREDAPKRGDQGKCMSEDPPIEVVNEELISESTLTLIPQAARREGQVEANPAPPLTVAASLPLRGDVLLVRDGTDEGSTEAATVEVLHILKHIKHGKVKLGIVTYGDESDISGDHSCSRSLAQDSEQLTECIQFCHNEWPNCRDEASPGYCLAQRRKTGDCFFCYV; the protein is encoded by the exons ATGAATCACAGGGTCTGTTTCACCTGGGCGATAT GTGCCCTGCTCGGAACGGATGTCGGCGCTAAATTAGTAGTGGACGGGCTGTGGACAGGTTCGGTATCCCTCTCAAATGCGAGCAGTAAGCGTACAGACGCAAAAAGGTTACCTCTCTACCGGGGGAGTGATAGGGGCGTTTCTTCTGAACATTCGTCTGACATAGAAACAGGTAGTGCAGTACCCCATCCCGCACCAAATGTGGCTCCACGAAATGCAGACGATGCTGCAGGGGGAGGTCAGCCCCCCCAGGAGGTTGATCACCCTCTTAACCGTGTCACAAGCGTTATGGCTGCCCCCGTGAGCAAGCGGAGCGAGGTCGAAGTTAGATCCGCGCTGCTTAAAAACCACGATGGAGTGAAAATCACGGGGACGTGTAATGCAAAGTTTCAGCTGTTCCTCGTTCCACATATATCAATAAGTGTCGAGGCGGAGAGTAACACAATTCAGCTAGGTCGAAAGTTAGAAGTCGTGACGATTACGAAGAAGCAGCACAAGGTGGTTGGCAGCAAGTCGTCCCCGTTGTTACAGTTTGAGGAGGATGAGAAATTCCTCCTCAACCAATGCGCAGAGGGGAAGGCGTTTAAATTCGTGGTGATCGTTAAGGGGGAAGAGCTCATCCTCAAGTGGAAGGTCTACGAAAGGGAGCCTTCAGCAACGGACa ACAACAAAGTCGACGTGAGGAAATACGTGCTGAGGAACCTGGGGAGTCCAATTACGTCGATACAAGTGCACAGCGGGAAGGAGGACAACGACGTCTTCTTGTTGGAGAGCAAGGCGTACCTCTTGCGACAGGACATTCCTA AAACGTGCGAGCGGATCGCCACCAACTGCTTCCTCAGCGGAAACGTAGACATCGAAGGATGTTTCAAGTGCACCTTATTGTGGGAAAACACCAAATTGGGGAGCCCCTGTTTTAGTTACCTCCCACCCGATGTTAAGCATAACTATGaacagataaaaatgaaggcacaGGATGAAGGGGATAAAGAAGAAGCCCAACTAGATGAGTTCATCCGTAGGGTCCTCCAAATggtacaaaaaatggagaaaaataacacccccaggaaaggaaaaaacaaaggagaTTACCCAAATGATAATCTGAAGGAACTCCTTCTAAGTTATTGccaaatgatgaagaaggTTGATACGAGTGGAACCCTTGAAGAGCACGAATTAGGAAACGAAGTAGATGTGTTGACCAACTTGGAAGGGTTATTAAGAAAGCATTCGAATGAAGAAATAGCTGTATTGCGAGAGAAGTTAAAAAACCCAGCCATCTGTATGAAAGATGCAGATATGTGGATAGTGCAAAAACGAGGACTGGCTTTGCCTACATTTGAGTACAAGCATTTACAAAGGAGGAGGGTTACTACTCCTGTGGATTCGAAAGAAGACAACAAAGAAACAGACAGAAGAAACGTTATCAAAGACATGTACATCCCTGGCTATCGCGCTGTTATTGACCTTTCCCAAAAAAGCGAGATGAACCATTCGAATCCCTCAGGGGAGATGTTTTGTAATGAAGATTACTGCGATAGATGGAAGGATAAAAATAGTTGCTTCTCAAGCATAGAGACAGAAGAACAAGGAAATTGCAACCTCTCTTGGTTGTTTGCATCTAAGACACATCTAGAAACGATTAGATGCATGAAAGGGTATGACCATTTGGGTTCTTCCGCTTTGTACGTAGCTAACTgttcaaaaaggggaaataaaagtaaatGCACTTCTGGATCGAATCCGTATGAATTTCTCACCATTGTTGAAGAAAATGGGTTCTTACCACCCGCGTTGTTGATTCCGTATTCCTATGCAGATGTTGGAAATGGTTGCCCCAGGAAGGAGAATCACTGGCAGAATCTATGGGCAAATGTGAAACTGTTAGAACCCTCAGATGAACCCAATTCGGTGAGCACCAAAGGGTATACATCCTACGAAAGTGACGACTTTAGGGGGAACATCGATGTGTTTATCGATCTGGTGAAGCGCGAGGTGAGGGGAAAAGGATCCGTTATGGCTTACGTCAAGGCGCTAGGTGTCTTGGGTTACAACATGAACGGGAAGGAGGTACATAGCCTGTGTGGTGATAAAAGACCAGACCACGCGGTGAACATAATTGGGTATGGCAATTATATAAACACGCAGGGACTGAAAAAATCCTACTGGCTTGTACGAAACAGTTGGGGAAAATACTGGGGAGATGAGGGAAACTTCAAGGTAGATATGCACGGGCCAGCAGATTGCCAACACAACTTCATCCACACCGCCGCTGTTTTCAATCTGCACGTACCCATGTCGGAGGGCCCTTCCAAGAGGGAGGCCCACTTATACAACTACTACCTGAAGAGCTCCCCTGACTTTTTGGGAAACATTTACTATAAGAACATCCGTCGTATGAGCGGTGTCGCAGAGAAGGGTAGAACTGGTAGACATCAAAGCTTGGCTGTGCAAGGGCAGGAGGGACAGAGCGATCTCCTGGAGGGCAGCACCCCCTCAGGAACTGCTAACCAAGTTGATGAACCGAAAGGGGCGAGAGAAGATgcaccaaaaaggggggaccAGGGGAAATGCATGTCTGAGGATCCCCCAATAGAGGTAGTTAACGAGGAGCTAATATCCGAATCGACATTAACGCTGATTCCTCAGGCAGCACGGAGAGAAGGTCAAGTAGAGGCAAATCCTGCACCACCTTTAACCGTTGCAGCGTCTCTCCCCCTAAGGGGGGACGTACTGCTTGTGCGGGATGGCACTGACGAGGGAAGCACAGAAGCTGCAACAGTGGAAGTgctgcacattttaaaacaCATTAAACATGGAAAGGTAAAATTGGGAATAGTTACATACGGCGATGAGAGTGACATTTCTGGGGACCATAGCTGCTCCAGATCGTTAGCGCAGGATTCAGAGCAACTAACCGAGTGCATACAGTTTTGCCACAACGAGTGGCCTAACTGCAGAGATGAGGCTTCTCCTGGGTACTGTCTAGCGCAACGGAGGAAGACGGGCGATTGCTTTTTCTGCTACGTGTAG